The genomic interval GGGGACGTCGGCAACGACAGGGACAGGACCGGAGCGACGGACTTGAAGCGGGGTGATGGTCATCAGACGCGGCTTCCGGCGGCTTGCGGGGCGTTCTGCCGGGCGAGTAGATAGGGATCGGCCTGATCCAGCCACCAATGCTTGTAGGGCAGGCTGGTGTGGCCGGCGAGGTCCTGATGGAATTTGCGCTGCGCCAGCGCATCGACGATTTCTTCGCCGAGGTCGATCATGCCCTGATAGCCGATGGCCGTCGAAGCATCGCCGAGCGCGATCGCAGGCACGCCGAGGCGCGAGGCGAGGCCGGCCAGACCACCATGGCGGATGATGATGAAGTCCGGATCGGACCGCTTCAGCAGATTGTAGAACTGATACGGCTGGCGGTTGGAAATGCTGAAGTGCTCGACGTCGCCATAGGCGTCGATCATGTGACCGAGCGAGTCCTGGCGGACGTCGTGGCTGTCATAGACCGGGTCGTGATGGAACACGAGCGAGCCGGGCACCTCGACGCCGAGCTCACGCAGCACGCCGATCACGCCGTGAGCATAGGCCGCACCCATCGCCACGTAGCCGCGCACGCCCTTGAGCCGTTCGCGCAGCCGCTCGATCTGCGGGCGGACGCGGGCGTGCTCGCGGGCAATGTAGGCTTCGGCCAGCTCCTCCCGGTGGGTGGCCTTCGCGAGTGCGCGCAGCCAGGCGTCGGTGCCGGCGAAGCCATAAGGCTGCGGCGCCTTGATCTCCTGCACGCCGTATTGCTGCTCCAGCGCAGCGCCGAGATAACCGCCGACCGAATAGCAGAAGGTGGCCGATGCGGCGGCTTCTGAGGCGCGGGCGATCTCGTCGACCGACGCGACGGTGAGGATGTTGTTGGCTTCGAGGCCCAGCTCCGCCAGCATCGGCGTGAACACGTCGCTGCCCCACAGCACGATGATGTTGACGAGGTTGTCCTGCCGCGGGCCCGGCTTGGGCTTGACGACGTGGCGCAGCACGCCGTGCTGGATCGCGTCGAATCCCGAGCTCCAATGCTTGGACTTGAAGCCCTCGCAATACATCGCCACCACCGGGACACCGAGCTCGTCCTCGCAGTCGCGCACCACGCTCTCGACGTCGTCGCCGATGATGCCGGTGGCGCAGGAGGTGGCGACGAACACCGCTTTGGGCTGGTGCCGCTCTACCGCGGCCTTGATGGTGGCGCGCAGCTTCTCGGCGCCGCCATAGATCATGTCGCGCTCGATCAGGTTGCTCGACAGGCCGGTGACGTTGCGCGGAGCCAGGCCGCGCCGCATCAGGCCGTTGCGGAAGAACGCATTGCTGTTGATGTGACCGGCGGCGCAACCGATCGGGGAATGCTGCACCAGCACTGCGTCGCGAACGTTGCTGGCTTGGCTTTCAGCAATCTGCTCGGAGCAGGTCGAGCCCTGCGAGAACGGCGACTCCAATTCGCAGATGCGCTGGCCCTTGCCGCCGCAGCCGGGGCCACAATCGCCGCGGGAGAACGCGGACTCGTTGGCAAGGCGGGAGGCGGGGCCATCCCATGAAGTAATGGTACCAAGACGCTGCTCGCGGGTCTCGGCGGACGGACTACGAAGATTAATGGCCATCGGCGCTCAACGCCTTCAAAGAACGAAACTGTGAGGATGATCAGTTGCGCGGGAAGATGGCCATGAGGAAACGCTGTTCGCAAGCGCGAAAGCGCGGTGCTTTGCGATTTGAAAGAACTAACTGCGCCGCGTCGTGCGAGGAGAAGCAATCCAGTGTCGATGAGGCGCCGTGCGATGATGCTCGGCTACCAGCTTGCGGTATGACCCGTCCGTCGCGGTCACGATCAGGCGTCAGCGAGCGCGGAGTCGAGATCAGCGAGGAGGTCCCCGGCGTGCTCGAGCCCGATCGACAATACCACGCGCGGTGAGGCCGCAGCCCGGTCGAGGATGGCGCTGCGGACGCCTCCGTAGGTCACGGCAGGATCAAACAGTGTCAGTACGTCCGTAAACCGAGCCGCAGCGGCTGCGCTGGGCAGATCGAAGGCGATCAACGCAGCGCCTGTGGCGAGGCCGGACACCTTTGGATGCGCGCCCAGATAGGTCGCGACCTCGCGCGCGCTGGCGGTCTGCCGGCGCAGCCGCAGCGGCAATGTCTCGACACCCTGGATGATCTGGAACACCGCCAGTGGATTGATCGCCGCGCCGAGATCGCGCAGCAGATGCGCCCGCGTCCGCGCCACGAACGGACTGGCGTTCCATTTCTTCACCAGCTCGGTCCAAACCACGCCGTGGTACGACGCGTCTGGGTCGCTGAGGGTCGGCAGCCGGGTGGCATGAGCCTCCCAGGAAAACCGGCCGCCATCGATGATCAGACCGCCTTGGGCACCATCATGGCCACCGAGATATTCCGCCGCCGAATAGATCACCAGCGCTGCGCCGTGCTCGAACGGCCTTAACGACAGCGGCAGTGCGGTATTGTCGACGATCAGCGGTACGCCGGCTTGCTGCGCCGCTTCCGCTGCACCGGCGAGCGGGAAGGCGCGGAGCTGCGGCACGCTGAGGCTTTCGACATAATACGCCCGGGTACGTGCATCGGTCGCCGCGGCGAACGACTCCGCCGATCCCGTCTCGGCAGCGAAACGGACGTCGATCCCGAACTGGCGCAGCGAAGCGACGAGGCCGGCATTGCGTCCCGCCCCGATGTCTGGCGACAGCACGACGTTGTCACCGCTGTGAGTGATGTTGAGTAGTGCGTAGAGCGATGCGCTCTCGCCGGTGGCGAGCGCAAGGGCCCCGACGCCGCCTTCGAGTGCGGCTACGCGGCGCTCTAGAAACTCGCGGGTGGGATTGACGGTGCGCGTGTAGGTGTAGCCGATCTCTTCGAGCGCGAAGATACGGCGCGCGTGCTCGGTGTCCTGAAATTGGTACGAGGTCGTCAGGTAAATCGGAGGCACCACTGCGCCGGTGACCGGATCGGCGCGGAACGAACCACCATGGACCGCGAGCGTTTCGAAATTGGCGGCCTGTGGCTGGGTCATGACGGTGCGCTCCTCGGCGACAGAGGTGAAGAGAATGGATTGATCAGTGGATGTCGAGCGACGGATAGATCACTCAGTGCTGCTGCAGCCGCCGTCAAGCGGCGCATGCAAGACACGGCGCTGCGTCGACACCATACGGCGCGGTTTGGGAGTTTCGCGACGCGTGAGACTTCCGACAACTGAATAGCAAGTGTGTTCGAACGCGGCTTGTTCACAGCATCTGCAGAGAATACGGTTGGCACGTGAAGTCAAGTAATCGTGCTGGAAAGTGAAATGTTCGCGCAAGCTTCAACCGTCGATGATAATCATGCTGTCCAACTGCTGCATCCCAGCACATTCGTTCTCCGCGGCGCGCGCGGCCGTGCCGAGGTGAGTCGCCGTCCTGCGTCGCGCGGTGATGACGGGGGCAGCGCACCGCTGCATTTCGGCAACGAGAGGCTGGATGCGCGGTATCGAGCGGTGAGCCATCCGGTGCTGCGCGAGTTGGAGAGCAGGCTGGCCGCGTTCGAAGGTGGCGCTTCGGCGCTGGCGGTCGCGTCAGGGCAGGCGGCGTCGACATTCTCGGTGCTGAACCTGGCGCAAGCCGGCGACAATTTCGTCACCTCCACGGGGCTTTATGGTGGCACCTGGATCTTGTTCGACAACACGTTGCGCGAGCTCGGCATCCAGGCGCGGTTTGTCGATCCGTCCGACCCGGAGAACTTCCGACGCGCGACCGATGCGCGGACGCGGCTGTATTATGCGGAGACGCTGCCCAACCCGAAGCTGGAGGTGTTTCCGATCCGCGAAGTGGCTGCGATCGGTCGTTCGCTCGGGGTGCCGCTGGTGATGGACAACACCGCCGTCCCCGGCGTGGTGCGTCCGCTCGATCATGGCGCGGCGATCGTGATGTACTCGACCACCAAATATATCGGCGGTCATGGCACCACGCTCGGCGGCGCGATCATCGACGGCGGCAACTTCCCCTGGCAGCAGCACGCCGAACGGTTTCCGCTGCTGACGGCGCCCGATGCGGCCGATCCGCAAGTCGTCTGGACTGATGTTGCTCGGCCGTTCGGCCCGATCGCGTTTTCGCTCCGCGTGCGGCTGAAGCTGCTCGGTGATTTCGGCGCCGGCATGGCGCCGCTCGCCGCGTCGCAGATCTTGCAGGGGCTGGAGACGCTTCCCATCCGGATGGAGCAGCACAACGCCAATGCGCTTGTTGTCGCCGACTATCTGAAGGACCATCCGAAAGTCGCGGCGGTGCATTTCCCTGGCCTGCAGAGCGGTGAGCTCCGCCGTCGCGCCGACGCGTC from Rhodopseudomonas palustris carries:
- a CDS encoding O-acetylhomoserine aminocarboxypropyltransferase/cysteine synthase family protein, coding for MFAQASTVDDNHAVQLLHPSTFVLRGARGRAEVSRRPASRGDDGGSAPLHFGNERLDARYRAVSHPVLRELESRLAAFEGGASALAVASGQAASTFSVLNLAQAGDNFVTSTGLYGGTWILFDNTLRELGIQARFVDPSDPENFRRATDARTRLYYAETLPNPKLEVFPIREVAAIGRSLGVPLVMDNTAVPGVVRPLDHGAAIVMYSTTKYIGGHGTTLGGAIIDGGNFPWQQHAERFPLLTAPDAADPQVVWTDVARPFGPIAFSLRVRLKLLGDFGAGMAPLAASQILQGLETLPIRMEQHNANALVVADYLKDHPKVAAVHFPGLQSGELRRRADASMRGGYGALIGFELRDGQAAGQRFIEALKLFYHVANIGDARSLAIQPSATTHSQLSEEDQLAAGVTPGFIRLSIGIEHPDDILADLAQALDAA
- a CDS encoding nitrogenase component 1, whose translation is MAINLRSPSAETREQRLGTITSWDGPASRLANESAFSRGDCGPGCGGKGQRICELESPFSQGSTCSEQIAESQASNVRDAVLVQHSPIGCAAGHINSNAFFRNGLMRRGLAPRNVTGLSSNLIERDMIYGGAEKLRATIKAAVERHQPKAVFVATSCATGIIGDDVESVVRDCEDELGVPVVAMYCEGFKSKHWSSGFDAIQHGVLRHVVKPKPGPRQDNLVNIIVLWGSDVFTPMLAELGLEANNILTVASVDEIARASEAAASATFCYSVGGYLGAALEQQYGVQEIKAPQPYGFAGTDAWLRALAKATHREELAEAYIAREHARVRPQIERLRERLKGVRGYVAMGAAYAHGVIGVLRELGVEVPGSLVFHHDPVYDSHDVRQDSLGHMIDAYGDVEHFSISNRQPYQFYNLLKRSDPDFIIIRHGGLAGLASRLGVPAIALGDASTAIGYQGMIDLGEEIVDALAQRKFHQDLAGHTSLPYKHWWLDQADPYLLARQNAPQAAGSRV
- a CDS encoding PLP-dependent transferase, which encodes MTQPQAANFETLAVHGGSFRADPVTGAVVPPIYLTTSYQFQDTEHARRIFALEEIGYTYTRTVNPTREFLERRVAALEGGVGALALATGESASLYALLNITHSGDNVVLSPDIGAGRNAGLVASLRQFGIDVRFAAETGSAESFAAATDARTRAYYVESLSVPQLRAFPLAGAAEAAQQAGVPLIVDNTALPLSLRPFEHGAALVIYSAAEYLGGHDGAQGGLIIDGGRFSWEAHATRLPTLSDPDASYHGVVWTELVKKWNASPFVARTRAHLLRDLGAAINPLAVFQIIQGVETLPLRLRRQTASAREVATYLGAHPKVSGLATGAALIAFDLPSAAAAARFTDVLTLFDPAVTYGGVRSAILDRAAASPRVVLSIGLEHAGDLLADLDSALADA